The following proteins are co-located in the Engraulis encrasicolus isolate BLACKSEA-1 chromosome 2, IST_EnEncr_1.0, whole genome shotgun sequence genome:
- the LOC134464720 gene encoding uncharacterized protein LOC134464720 translates to MGGREVGMCRENIFRSKSGSPLKKFADHCVKADCTVDYSSMIIDCATDFSKVVTTMECSITSYIRYEVPYTTSRDGHMSIAIPSGVYINEVYVTVNRSNCLTKEIPVNLTSRNTSRLVNAICEVDQGLKEDPDCNSGVTNQQCIAQKCLITYEVKSTMDTNRTVSMKIPDDVDNVTPILMSDCGKLEVSVTGTIYLLTSCDI, encoded by the exons ATGGGAGGAAGGGAGGTGGGGATGTGTCGCGAAAATATTTTTAGGTCCAAAAGCGGGTCCCCGCTCAAAAAGTTTGCGGACCACTGTG tAAAGGCCGACTGCACAGTTGACTATTCCTCCATGATCATTGACTGCGCTACCGACTTCAGTAAAGTAGTAACTACTATGGAGTGCAGCATTACCAGCTACATCCGCTATGAAGTTCCTTACACCACCAGCAGGGATGGGCATATGTCCATAGCCATTCCATCTGGTGTTTACATCAATGAAGTCTATGTCACTGTCAATCGTTCAAACTGTCTGACTAAGGAGATTCCAGTCAATTTAACGTCACGCAACACATCAAGACTAG TCAATGCGATATGTGAGGTTGACCAGGGGCTTAAAGAGGATCCAGACTGCAATTCAGGTGTCACCAACCAGCAATGCATAGCTCAGAAGTGCCTAATCACCTATGAGGTGAAGTCCACCATGGACACAAACAGAACAGTCTCCATGAAGATTCCAGATGATGTCGACAATGTGACTCCCATCCTTATGTCAGACTGCGGTAAATTAGAAGTCAGCGTAACAGGTACCATTTATCTTCTAACGTCGTGTGACATTTAA